The Bartonella birtlesii IBS 325 genome has a window encoding:
- a CDS encoding YadA-like family protein, with protein YAVEDVRKEARQAAAIGLAVSNLRYYDIPGSLSVSFGTGIWRSQSAFAIGAGYTSEDGNIRSNLSVTSAGGHWGLGAGITLRLK; from the coding sequence TTATGCTGTTGAGGATGTCCGGAAGGAAGCGAGACAGGCAGCAGCTATTGGTTTGGCAGTGTCTAATTTACGCTACTATGATATACCAGGATCTTTAAGTGTTTCATTTGGTACAGGTATATGGCGTAGCCAATCTGCCTTTGCTATTGGTGCTGGTTATACATCTGAAGATGGAAATATTCGCTCTAACTTGTCTGTTACGAGTGCTGGAGGTCATTGGGGTCTAGGTGCAGGAATTACTCTGAGGCTGAAATGA
- a CDS encoding invasion associated locus B family protein: MIMKKTGVTIKKQNIFVKILFVLALLGKGESFANENNNIYTVQPPHLTIPRGEPGETRRIIMQFYHWTLICDEKQDNKQNLKQGICNVTQTVHDQEDNTIFSWSLVSTKNGQAIMLFRTLPNADTNVPIRIFMEGIKKPILVQYTQCNETICLAQSPIGPILSKQIEQNKKVRISYKVKEGKVFSLIVPFKGLRAAINSLQR; the protein is encoded by the coding sequence ATGATAATGAAAAAAACTGGTGTCACGATAAAAAAACAAAATATTTTTGTAAAGATTCTGTTCGTTCTTGCCTTATTAGGCAAGGGCGAAAGCTTTGCCAACGAGAACAATAATATTTATACGGTGCAACCACCGCATTTAACTATTCCTAGGGGAGAACCTGGCGAAACACGTCGCATTATTATGCAGTTTTATCATTGGACCTTGATTTGCGATGAAAAACAGGATAACAAACAAAATCTTAAACAAGGCATATGTAATGTAACGCAAACAGTTCATGATCAAGAGGATAATACTATTTTTAGTTGGTCTCTTGTTTCTACGAAAAATGGTCAAGCAATAATGCTCTTTCGAACATTGCCAAATGCTGATACAAATGTTCCCATTCGAATATTTATGGAAGGCATTAAAAAGCCTATTCTTGTTCAGTATACGCAATGTAATGAAACGATCTGTTTGGCACAATCACCTATAGGACCAATTCTTAGTAAACAAATAGAGCAAAACAAAAAAGTGCGTATTTCCTATAAGGTTAAAGAGGGAAAGGTATTTTCTTTGATTGTGCCTTTTAAAGGGTTACGTGCGGCAATTAATTCTCTACAACGATAG
- a CDS encoding RlmE family RNA methyltransferase — protein MKKTIKTPTGGYGGSGSHELYQRVKKKAGAIKASSRRWLERHLNDPYVHQSKVDGYRSRAAYKLIEINERYKFLKKGQKIIDLGAAPGGWCQVVSRIVGSSEKKPSIVGIDYLHVDLLPGVVMLEMDFLHAEAPQKLVAALGEKPDVVLSDMAAPTTGHRQTDHLRTIYLCEVAADFALSVLKPGGHFLAKAFQGGAENNLLTILKQNFKTVHHVKPPASRSESVELYLLALGFKGKNRSTI, from the coding sequence ATGAAAAAAACGATAAAAACACCGACTGGTGGCTATGGTGGTTCAGGATCGCATGAATTATATCAGCGTGTAAAAAAGAAAGCAGGAGCCATAAAAGCATCGTCACGGCGATGGTTAGAGAGGCATTTGAATGATCCTTATGTCCATCAGTCGAAAGTGGATGGTTATCGTTCCCGTGCAGCTTATAAGCTCATTGAAATTAATGAGCGCTATAAGTTTCTCAAAAAAGGTCAAAAGATTATCGATTTAGGAGCAGCACCGGGAGGGTGGTGTCAGGTGGTAAGTCGTATCGTAGGGTCAAGTGAGAAAAAGCCTAGTATAGTTGGTATTGATTATTTACATGTTGATCTATTGCCTGGGGTTGTTATGCTAGAAATGGATTTTTTACATGCTGAAGCACCGCAAAAATTAGTTGCTGCTTTGGGAGAAAAGCCGGATGTGGTACTTTCTGATATGGCAGCGCCAACAACAGGTCATCGTCAGACAGATCATTTAAGGACAATTTATTTATGTGAAGTTGCTGCTGATTTTGCTCTTTCAGTTCTCAAACCTGGAGGACATTTTTTAGCAAAGGCTTTTCAAGGTGGAGCAGAAAACAATCTTCTTACGATATTGAAACAGAATTTTAAAACAGTGCATCATGTTAAACCACCTGCAAGTCGATCAGAATCCGTGGAACTTTATCTTTTAGCACTTGGATTTAAAGGAAAAAACAGAAGTACAATATAG
- the obgE gene encoding GTPase ObgE, with product MKFLDQAKIYIRSGNGGAGAVSFRREKFIEFGGPDGGNGGRGGDVWALVVDGLNTLIDYRYQQHFRAKTGGHGKGRNMTGEKGDDIILKVPVGTQIFEEDNATLICDLTRVGQRYRLAKGGNGGFGNLHFTTSTNRAPRRANPGLAGEERTLWLRLKLIADGGLIGLPNAGKSTFLASVTAAKPKIADYPFTTLHPHLGVARIDAREFILADIPGLIEGAHEGIGIGDRFLGHVERCRVLLHLISAQEKDVVKAYQIVRNELEAYGNNLSDKTEIVALSQIDTLTIEERKAKQELLQNVTGKSVMMFSAVSREGLENVLRAVAHIIETARKEDAGDDIRVD from the coding sequence ATGAAATTTCTTGATCAAGCTAAAATCTATATTCGTTCTGGTAATGGAGGAGCAGGAGCAGTATCGTTTCGTCGTGAAAAATTCATTGAATTTGGAGGACCTGATGGCGGCAATGGAGGACGTGGTGGTGATGTTTGGGCGCTTGTTGTTGATGGGCTTAACACGTTGATTGATTATCGCTATCAACAGCATTTTAGAGCAAAAACAGGGGGACATGGCAAGGGGCGTAATATGACGGGTGAAAAGGGTGATGATATTATCCTTAAAGTACCGGTTGGAACACAAATTTTTGAAGAAGATAATGCAACGTTAATTTGTGACTTAACACGAGTGGGACAACGTTATCGTTTAGCAAAAGGAGGGAATGGTGGTTTTGGAAATTTGCATTTTACGACTTCTACGAATCGCGCACCTCGCCGCGCAAATCCTGGATTGGCAGGAGAAGAGCGCACATTGTGGCTTCGTTTGAAATTAATTGCTGATGGCGGACTTATTGGCTTGCCTAATGCTGGAAAGTCAACTTTTTTAGCTTCTGTGACGGCAGCAAAACCCAAAATTGCGGATTATCCTTTTACCACTTTGCATCCTCATCTTGGTGTTGCTCGTATTGATGCCCGTGAGTTTATTTTGGCTGATATTCCTGGTCTTATTGAAGGGGCTCATGAAGGTATAGGAATTGGAGACCGTTTTTTAGGACATGTAGAGCGTTGTCGTGTTTTACTCCATTTAATTTCTGCTCAAGAAAAAGATGTGGTAAAGGCATACCAGATTGTACGTAATGAACTAGAAGCATACGGGAACAATTTGAGTGATAAAACTGAAATTGTAGCTTTGAGTCAAATAGATACTCTCACTATTGAGGAGCGTAAAGCTAAACAAGAACTTTTGCAAAACGTAACGGGTAAATCTGTAATGATGTTTTCTGCTGTCAGTCGTGAAGGTTTAGAAAATGTGCTACGTGCTGTTGCACATATTATAGAAACAGCACGTAAAGAGGATGCTGGCGACGATATCAGGGTTGATTAA
- the proB gene encoding glutamate 5-kinase: MAVGLQKLAHYKRIVIKVGSALLVDPQTGLHAEWLKSLISDVANLHQQGVEVLLVSSGAIALGRTLLQLPKGALKLEESQACAALGQIELAKTYRDALAQYGLKTGQILLTLFDTEERRRYLNARATINVLLRFGAVPVINENDTVATSEIRYGDNDRLAARVATMMGSDLLILLSDIDGLYTKSPHRDPTAEFIPFIASITSDIEKMADVAASELSRGGMKTKLDAGKIANSAGTAMVITSGKRMNPLTALDKGERRSFFAASEKPVNAWKTWISGYLDPSGILTIDQGAVKALESGKSLLAAGVVAVEGRFNRGDTVAIVDTEGVEIARGLVSYDKDEAVRIMGHKSEEIESILGYEACSAMVHRNDMVLRCLTDSA, translated from the coding sequence ATGGCTGTTGGATTACAAAAACTTGCACATTATAAACGCATTGTAATCAAAGTTGGATCCGCACTTTTGGTTGATCCTCAGACAGGTTTACACGCTGAATGGCTTAAAAGCTTGATAAGTGATGTTGCTAATTTGCACCAACAAGGTGTTGAGGTTTTATTAGTATCTTCAGGTGCTATTGCTTTGGGAAGGACATTACTACAGCTTCCTAAGGGTGCTTTAAAATTAGAAGAGAGTCAAGCATGTGCTGCTTTAGGGCAAATTGAATTAGCAAAAACATATAGGGATGCGCTTGCTCAATATGGATTAAAAACGGGTCAAATTTTACTCACTCTCTTCGATACGGAAGAGCGACGACGTTATCTTAATGCACGTGCTACAATTAATGTGCTTTTACGTTTTGGAGCAGTGCCTGTTATCAATGAAAATGATACTGTTGCGACAAGTGAAATTCGCTATGGTGATAATGATCGTTTAGCGGCACGTGTGGCGACGATGATGGGATCAGATCTTCTGATACTTTTATCCGATATTGATGGTCTTTATACAAAATCTCCCCATCGTGATCCAACGGCTGAATTTATTCCTTTCATTGCATCAATTACCAGCGATATTGAAAAAATGGCAGATGTTGCTGCTTCAGAGCTTTCTCGCGGAGGAATGAAGACGAAGCTTGATGCTGGGAAAATAGCAAATTCTGCTGGAACGGCGATGGTTATTACTTCAGGCAAGCGTATGAATCCTCTTACAGCACTTGATAAGGGGGAACGTAGAAGTTTTTTTGCTGCCAGTGAAAAGCCCGTTAATGCTTGGAAAACATGGATTTCTGGTTATTTAGATCCCTCTGGTATTTTGACGATTGATCAGGGAGCGGTTAAGGCGCTTGAATCTGGAAAATCATTATTGGCGGCAGGAGTTGTTGCAGTTGAGGGAAGGTTTAATCGTGGAGATACAGTTGCGATTGTGGATACAGAGGGAGTTGAAATTGCTCGTGGACTTGTGAGTTATGACAAGGATGAAGCTGTACGCATTATGGGGCATAAAAGTGAAGAAATTGAATCTATCCTTGGTTATGAAGCCTGCTCTGCTATGGTGCACCGTAACGATATGGTTTTACGCTGCTTGACCGATTCTGCTTAA
- a CDS encoding glutamate-5-semialdehyde dehydrogenase: MALGEQMKDMGRKARHAAAVLAVMSSEQKNQALEMIALSLEAQSAEILRANCQDIENATQNNLKAAMVDRLKLDETRLFAIIESVRQIAYLPDPVGQVMSEWTRPNGLHISRVRTPLGVIGIIYESRPNVTIDASALCLKAGNAAILRGGSDSFHSSHALHSAFVRGLEKAGFPKDAIQMVGTTDRGAVGEMLKGLDGMIDVIIPRGGKSLVARVQSDARVPTFAHLEGLCHIYIDQSADLDMARNIVVNAKLRRTGICGAVETVLIDRHALRKFLPVLTALQEKGCEIRATEDIVCLLPNLKLASEEDWSHEYLDAILSVKTVESIEGAIAHIQRYSSGHTESIIAEDMNVVKIFFNRLDSAILLHNASTQFADGGEFGFGAEIGIATGKMHARGPIGVEQLTSFQYHVKGNGQVRL; the protein is encoded by the coding sequence ATGGCTTTAGGAGAACAGATGAAAGACATGGGGCGAAAAGCACGCCATGCCGCCGCTGTATTGGCGGTTATGTCTTCTGAACAAAAGAATCAAGCGTTAGAAATGATAGCTTTAAGTTTAGAGGCTCAATCAGCTGAAATCTTACGTGCTAATTGTCAGGATATAGAAAATGCTACTCAAAATAATTTGAAGGCAGCAATGGTTGATAGGCTTAAATTAGATGAAACGCGTTTGTTTGCAATTATAGAGAGTGTTCGCCAGATTGCATATTTACCTGATCCTGTTGGACAAGTTATGAGCGAATGGACACGTCCAAATGGGCTCCATATTAGTCGTGTTCGTACACCCCTAGGGGTGATTGGCATTATTTATGAGAGTCGACCAAATGTTACAATTGATGCAAGCGCTTTGTGTTTGAAAGCAGGAAATGCTGCAATTTTGCGTGGTGGTTCGGATAGTTTTCACTCTTCCCATGCACTTCATTCGGCATTCGTGAGAGGATTGGAGAAAGCTGGTTTTCCTAAAGATGCCATTCAAATGGTTGGAACAACAGATCGTGGTGCTGTTGGAGAAATGCTCAAGGGACTAGACGGTATGATTGATGTTATTATACCTCGTGGTGGGAAAAGCCTTGTTGCACGTGTTCAGTCTGATGCACGTGTTCCGACTTTTGCGCATTTAGAGGGACTCTGTCATATTTATATTGATCAGTCAGCAGATTTAGATATGGCCCGTAATATTGTTGTAAATGCAAAGTTGCGGCGGACAGGTATATGTGGTGCTGTTGAGACAGTTCTCATTGACCGCCATGCATTAAGAAAGTTTCTTCCTGTTCTGACTGCGTTACAGGAGAAAGGGTGTGAAATTCGTGCAACAGAAGATATTGTTTGTCTTTTGCCCAACCTCAAATTAGCTTCTGAAGAAGATTGGTCACATGAGTATCTTGATGCAATTCTTTCTGTTAAAACAGTAGAAAGTATTGAGGGAGCTATTGCGCACATTCAGCGTTATTCATCGGGACATACAGAATCGATTATTGCTGAGGATATGAATGTGGTTAAAATATTTTTTAATCGTTTGGATTCGGCTATTTTGCTTCATAACGCATCTACGCAATTTGCTGATGGAGGTGAATTTGGTTTTGGGGCAGAAATTGGTATCGCAACAGGAAAAATGCATGCGCGTGGTCCTATAGGTGTCGAACAACTGACATCGTTTCAGTATCATGTCAAAGGAAATGGACAGGTTAGACTTTGA
- a CDS encoding nicotinate-nucleotide adenylyltransferase yields the protein MPHVEKSNVVGLLGGSFNPPHAGHLLVAKIAIRRLHLDQLWWMVTPRNPLKDCADLLSLEERVRLSVELIDHPKIRVTGFEQAIGSKVSVDTISYILRHCRGVRFVWVIGADSFATIHHWYRWHDIVSMLPIAIIDRPFVRIPALSSPMAHIYRSFRLDERESIRLPFIKPPAWTYLHGPLSFQSSTNLRLKKNDFS from the coding sequence ATGCCACATGTTGAGAAATCCAATGTTGTTGGGCTTTTGGGTGGTTCTTTTAATCCACCGCATGCTGGACATCTTCTTGTCGCAAAAATTGCAATTCGGCGTTTACATCTTGACCAATTATGGTGGATGGTAACGCCAAGAAATCCCTTAAAAGATTGTGCAGACTTATTATCTTTAGAGGAGAGAGTGCGATTAAGTGTTGAACTCATTGATCACCCAAAGATTCGCGTAACAGGTTTTGAGCAGGCTATAGGAAGTAAAGTATCAGTAGATACAATTTCTTATATTCTAAGGCATTGTCGCGGGGTACGTTTTGTGTGGGTTATAGGTGCAGATAGTTTTGCAACGATTCATCACTGGTATAGATGGCATGATATCGTATCAATGCTTCCTATTGCGATTATTGATCGTCCTTTTGTGCGCATACCAGCGCTCTCTTCACCTATGGCGCATATTTACCGTTCTTTTCGTTTGGATGAAAGAGAAAGTATACGATTACCTTTTATAAAACCGCCGGCTTGGACATATTTACATGGACCTTTATCTTTTCAGTCTTCAACGAATCTTCGTTTAAAGAAAAATGATTTTTCTTGA
- the rlmH gene encoding 23S rRNA (pseudouridine(1915)-N(3))-methyltransferase RlmH, which translates to MQISIFAVGRMKKGAEHKLVDHYLDRFSKSSGAAGFHFKKLQEISESRAQTACQRMEEEGRKLIEFLPEKCRLIVLDERGESISSFAFAKKLEFYRDAGIRDLIIALGGPDGHNEQIRNHADFLLSFGFMTWPHQIARILLTEQLYRAVTIASNHPYHRF; encoded by the coding sequence ATGCAAATTTCTATTTTTGCTGTTGGTCGTATGAAGAAAGGAGCAGAGCATAAATTGGTTGACCATTATTTGGATCGTTTTTCTAAAAGTTCTGGAGCTGCAGGTTTTCATTTTAAAAAACTACAGGAGATATCAGAAAGCCGTGCACAAACAGCATGTCAGCGCATGGAAGAAGAAGGAAGAAAGCTTATCGAGTTTTTGCCTGAAAAGTGTCGATTAATTGTATTGGATGAGCGTGGAGAGTCGATTTCGTCATTTGCTTTTGCTAAAAAATTGGAATTTTATCGTGATGCAGGTATTCGTGATCTCATAATTGCGTTGGGAGGACCTGATGGACATAATGAACAAATAAGAAATCATGCTGATTTTCTTTTATCTTTTGGTTTTATGACATGGCCGCATCAAATTGCGCGTATACTTTTGACAGAACAACTTTATCGCGCTGTAACAATTGCGAGTAATCATCCGTATCATCGTTTTTAA
- a CDS encoding S41 family peptidase: MIRKIILLVAGVLLGASSMIMVQSVAANNEGDAYKELALFGDVFERVRMQYVTVPDDKKLIENAINGMLTSLDPHSSYMNAQEAKEMRDSTKGEFGGLGIEVTMEKGLIRVVSPMDDTPAAKAGILAGDLISKIDGVQTNGHTLNEAVNKMRGAPGTPITLTIIRSGVDKPLEIKVVRDIIKVKAVKYRVEDDLGYLRIIQFSEQTFGNLQVAIKDIQSKIPQDKLKGYVLDLRLNPGGLLDQAVNVSSAFLNKGEIVSTRGRKKSDVTRFDAKPGDIINGKPLIVLINGGSASASEIVAGALQDHRRATILGTQSFGKGSVQTIIPLGEDGALRLTTALYYTPSGTSIQGTGITPDIIVEQPLPEKYKGYDVKIGESALKGHIKGKREDNKGSGSAAFVPQDPKDDVQLHEAYKLLRGEMANAAFPPDPNKDILK; the protein is encoded by the coding sequence ATGATTCGTAAAATTATTCTTTTGGTCGCTGGGGTATTACTCGGCGCCAGTTCAATGATTATGGTGCAGTCTGTTGCTGCCAATAATGAAGGTGATGCGTATAAAGAGCTAGCCCTTTTTGGCGATGTTTTTGAGCGAGTACGTATGCAATACGTAACGGTTCCAGATGATAAAAAGCTTATTGAAAATGCTATCAATGGGATGCTTACATCACTTGATCCCCATTCATCTTATATGAATGCGCAAGAAGCCAAAGAGATGCGAGATTCTACGAAAGGGGAATTCGGAGGGCTTGGTATTGAAGTAACTATGGAGAAAGGTTTAATTAGAGTTGTTTCCCCAATGGATGATACACCTGCTGCAAAAGCAGGTATCTTAGCAGGGGATCTCATTTCCAAAATTGATGGTGTACAGACAAATGGTCATACATTGAATGAAGCTGTTAATAAGATGCGAGGAGCTCCTGGAACCCCCATTACGTTGACAATTATTCGTTCTGGTGTTGATAAGCCACTCGAAATTAAGGTTGTTCGTGATATCATCAAAGTTAAGGCGGTGAAATATCGTGTTGAGGATGATCTTGGTTATCTAAGAATCATTCAATTTTCTGAGCAGACTTTTGGTAATCTTCAGGTTGCGATTAAAGATATTCAATCTAAAATTCCTCAAGATAAATTAAAAGGATATGTTCTTGATTTACGACTTAATCCTGGTGGTCTTTTAGACCAAGCTGTTAATGTTTCAAGTGCCTTTCTCAATAAAGGTGAGATTGTCTCAACCAGAGGGCGTAAAAAGAGTGATGTAACGAGATTTGATGCCAAGCCTGGGGATATCATCAATGGAAAACCTCTTATAGTGCTTATTAATGGCGGTTCAGCCAGTGCTTCTGAAATTGTTGCAGGTGCATTACAAGATCATCGTCGTGCAACGATTTTAGGAACGCAATCTTTTGGTAAGGGATCTGTTCAAACGATTATTCCTCTGGGTGAAGATGGTGCTTTACGCTTAACAACAGCGCTCTACTACACGCCGTCTGGTACTTCAATTCAAGGGACAGGGATCACGCCCGATATTATTGTAGAGCAGCCACTGCCTGAAAAATATAAAGGCTATGATGTAAAAATTGGTGAGTCTGCATTAAAAGGACATATCAAAGGCAAAAGAGAAGACAATAAGGGGTCTGGTTCAGCTGCTTTTGTTCCGCAAGATCCGAAAGATGATGTTCAATTGCATGAGGCTTATAAACTGTTACGGGGTGAAATGGCAAATGCAGCATTTCCACCAGATCCCAATAAGGATATTTTGAAGTAA
- a CDS encoding RNA pyrophosphohydrolase, with translation MSAVVNLKALPYRKSVGIVVFNDVGKVWVGRRLMVCAHTDAEISHRWQLPQGGIDENEEPFDAACRELYEETGIRSVKLIKEARKWFHYDFPQELIEGTLKNKYRGQMQKWFAFQFTGDPYEIAINPPPDGNKAEFDQWEWVDLEIIPSIVISFKKHVYRKIVNEFRGSLRGL, from the coding sequence ATGAGTGCGGTGGTTAATTTGAAGGCTCTCCCTTATCGGAAATCTGTTGGGATTGTTGTTTTTAATGATGTGGGTAAAGTTTGGGTTGGGCGCCGTTTAATGGTGTGCGCTCATACAGATGCTGAAATATCTCATCGCTGGCAGCTTCCTCAAGGGGGAATCGATGAAAATGAAGAGCCTTTCGATGCAGCATGTCGCGAACTTTATGAAGAAACGGGAATTCGGTCTGTAAAGTTAATTAAAGAAGCACGGAAGTGGTTCCATTATGATTTTCCACAAGAACTTATTGAGGGTACATTAAAAAACAAATATCGTGGGCAAATGCAAAAATGGTTTGCTTTTCAATTTACTGGAGATCCGTATGAAATCGCGATAAATCCTCCACCAGATGGTAATAAAGCAGAATTTGACCAATGGGAATGGGTTGATTTAGAAATCATACCTTCTATAGTAATTTCTTTCAAAAAGCATGTCTATAGAAAAATTGTTAACGAATTTCGAGGTAGCCTTAGAGGATTATAA
- a CDS encoding invasion associated locus B family protein, producing MKNLFNLLIVFTLLSISSVAFASDSKPATTKPAAATLPNGASSLTETYGLWTINCGIQEGKKICFMGRQEVNDQGRIVVAMNVILNADGVVSGNLTVPFGILVSKPVRLQVDEGKAVIETGIRTCVPAGCIVPIVFDKNHVTALRGGKHLKLAMTIAAPGEPPLNDLFVQLNGFSNALNRLTVLQK from the coding sequence ATGAAAAATTTATTTAATTTACTTATAGTTTTTACTCTCTTGAGTATTTCTTCTGTGGCATTTGCCTCAGATTCAAAGCCGGCGACAACCAAGCCTGCAGCTGCTACATTGCCTAATGGTGCTTCTTCTTTAACTGAAACCTACGGCTTGTGGACTATTAACTGCGGTATACAGGAAGGAAAGAAGATTTGTTTTATGGGTCGCCAAGAGGTGAATGATCAGGGCCGTATTGTTGTAGCTATGAATGTTATTCTCAATGCGGATGGTGTTGTTTCCGGTAATTTAACCGTTCCTTTCGGTATTTTGGTCTCTAAGCCTGTTCGTTTACAAGTTGATGAGGGGAAAGCTGTGATTGAAACTGGTATTCGGACTTGTGTACCAGCAGGTTGTATTGTTCCAATAGTTTTTGACAAGAATCATGTAACAGCTTTACGTGGTGGAAAGCATTTGAAGTTGGCCATGACAATCGCTGCTCCAGGCGAACCACCTTTGAATGATTTGTTCGTTCAACTGAATGGTTTTAGCAATGCCCTTAACCGTTTGACTGTTTTACAGAAATAA
- a CDS encoding YggT family protein: MVYTLFQVIDLILDIYIYILIASVIFSWLYVFNIINMRNRFVVFIRSFLYHLTEPILSRIRQILPNLGTIDISPVVVFIIIYFIRTFMWRVYANMYL; encoded by the coding sequence ATGGTTTATACATTGTTTCAAGTGATTGATTTGATTTTAGATATTTATATTTATATTCTCATTGCAAGTGTTATTTTTTCCTGGCTTTATGTATTTAATATAATAAATATGCGTAATCGCTTTGTGGTTTTTATAAGAAGCTTTTTATATCATCTTACGGAACCCATTCTCAGTCGTATTCGGCAAATTTTGCCAAATCTTGGAACAATTGATATTTCACCTGTTGTAGTTTTCATAATTATTTATTTTATTCGTACATTTATGTGGCGCGTTTATGCAAATATGTATCTATAG
- a CDS encoding DUF167 domain-containing protein, protein MFHQFDINGLSLFVYLIPKASVDQIMGVESKDNGKQYLIVRLRAVPEDGKANKALIKFLAKQWKIPSSCISLKSGTTSRYKQLYFSTHSEKLKQIWQALGNSSSKEKPIF, encoded by the coding sequence ATGTTTCATCAATTTGATATAAATGGTTTGAGTTTATTTGTATATCTCATTCCAAAAGCCTCTGTTGATCAGATCATGGGGGTTGAAAGCAAGGATAATGGAAAGCAATATTTAATCGTACGCCTTCGTGCTGTTCCTGAAGATGGAAAGGCAAATAAAGCACTCATCAAATTTTTAGCCAAGCAATGGAAAATTCCATCCTCTTGTATTTCTTTAAAAAGTGGTACAACATCTCGCTATAAACAGCTTTATTTTTCAACACATTCGGAAAAGCTAAAGCAGATATGGCAAGCTTTAGGAAATAGTAGTTCAAAGGAAAAGCCTATTTTTTAA
- the ppa gene encoding inorganic diphosphatase, protein MNIKEIPVGKNPPEDINVIVEVSLGGQPIKYEMDKKSEALFVDRFLHTSMVYPGNYGFVPHTLSDDGDPIDVLICNTRPLIPGCVINVCPIGALIMEDDGGKDEKIIAVPTPKLTKRYINIHDYTDLPEITLKQIAHFFEHYKDLESGKWAKIEGWRDKNFARGLIMQAIERNKNKKV, encoded by the coding sequence ATGAATATTAAAGAAATCCCCGTTGGTAAAAATCCACCAGAAGATATCAATGTTATTGTAGAAGTCTCTCTTGGTGGTCAACCAATAAAATATGAAATGGATAAAAAATCAGAAGCGTTATTTGTTGATCGTTTTCTTCATACATCAATGGTTTATCCTGGAAATTACGGTTTTGTCCCACATACTCTTTCAGATGATGGTGATCCCATTGATGTTCTTATCTGTAATACCCGTCCACTTATTCCTGGTTGTGTGATTAATGTTTGTCCCATCGGGGCTCTAATTATGGAAGATGATGGTGGTAAAGACGAAAAAATTATTGCTGTCCCTACTCCAAAATTAACAAAACGCTATATCAATATTCATGACTATACAGATCTTCCTGAAATTACACTAAAGCAAATTGCGCATTTTTTCGAACATTACAAAGACCTTGAATCTGGGAAATGGGCCAAAATTGAAGGATGGCGTGATAAAAATTTTGCCCGTGGACTAATTATGCAAGCTATTGAACGCAATAAAAATAAAAAAGTGTGA